The following coding sequences are from one Hydra vulgaris chromosome 04, alternate assembly HydraT2T_AEP window:
- the LOC136079162 gene encoding uncharacterized protein LOC136079162: MNESSSEMVLSAKNKELKKELRELNKAVEFVSNNYDKIVADHQTSKTSLINENANSTMINKLAELEDRSRRNNLRFCGIEEIENESWEDSENKVREFLNNKLQLHGDFEIERAHRVGKKLPENNKKNRSIVGRFLNYKDKATILGKYSTMKLWTQKVYINEDYSDHTLELRKKTPE; encoded by the exons ATGAATGAAAGTTCTTCTGAGATGGTCCTAAGTGCTAAG AACAAGGAACTAAAAAAGGAATTACGCGAACTTAATAAAGCTGTTGAATTTGTGAgtaataattatgataaaatagtCGCTGatcatcaaacatcaaaaacatcatTGATAAATGAAAATGCAAATTCTACAATGATTAACAAATTGGCAGAACTTGAAGACAGAAGTCGACGCAACAACTTAAGATTCTGCGGGattgaagaaattgaaaatgaaagttGGGAAGACAGTGAAAATAAAGTGAgggagtttttaaataataaacttcaaCTGCACGGAGACTTTGAAATTGAAAGGGCGCATCGAGTTGGCAAAAAATTAcctgaaaacaataaaaaaaatagatcgATCGTAGGAAGATTTCTTAACTACAAAGACAAAGCCACGATATTAGGAAAATATTCGACGATGAAATTATGGACTCAAAAGGTTTACATAAATGAAGATTATAGTGATCATACGCTGGAATTGCGGAAAAAAACTCCTGAATGA